The Streptomyces sp. NBC_01276 genome contains the following window.
CGCAGGTCTCCGAGCGCGAGGCGGAGCTGGCGGCCTTCGGGACCCTCTAGCGGTGTACGGGGTCCTATAGGTTGGCGGGCGAGACCCGCGAAGAGAGAAGGCGACAGTTATGAACCTCGGACCGCTTCCCTCGGTGGACGCCGCCTCGGTGCCGGCCGAAGGCTTTGTCCTGGACGTCCGTGAGGACGACGAATGGGCGGCCGGGCACGTCGAGGGTGCGCTGCACATCCCGATGAGCGACTTCGTCGCCCGCTTCGGCGAGCTGACCGAGGCCATCGAGGACGGCCGCCGGGTCCACGTGATGTGCCGGGTCGGCGGGCGCTCCGCGCAGGTGACCCAGTACCTGGTGCGCCAGGAGATCGACGCCGTGAACGTCGACGGCGGGATGCAGGCGTGGGACGGCGCGGGGCGCCCGATGGTGACGGACAGCGGGAACCCGGCCTTCGTGCTCTAGGCCGTCACGCGAGGGGGTGGGCGGCCAGCAGGTCGCCCAGTGCCTCCTCGTGCGCGGCGGCCGGGCCCAGCTGGAGCTCCAGCTGCTTGGCCCAGGCGTGGTAGCGGTGCAGTGCGTAGTCGGTGTCGGCGCCGAAGCCGCCGTGGAGGTGTTGCGCGGTCTGTACGACCCGGCGCACGCCCTCCGAGGCCCAGATCTTGGCGACGGCGACATCGCCGGAGGCGGGCAACGGGCCGCCCGCACCGTCGGTCGCCGCGTCCAGCCGCCAGGCGGCCTGCCAGAGGGTGACCTCCATGGCGCGCAGGTCGATGTAGCGGTCGGCGGCCTGGACCGCGACGGCCTGGAAGGTGGCGACCGGGAAGCCGAACTGTTCGCGCTTGCTCGTGTACCGGCCGGTCATGGCGAGCACGTTCTCGCCGAGTCCCAGGGCGAGGGCGCAGGTGCCGGTGGCCAGGATCCGGTGGAGCCGGTCCCAGGCTCCCGGGGCGTCGATCAGATGGGCGGCGGGGACCCGGACCCCGTCCAGGGTGAGTTCGGCGAGGCGTTCCCCACTGGTGGAGTACTGGTCGGCGAGCGTGAGCCCCTCGGTGACGCGCGGGACGAGCGCGAGGAGGGCCTCGCCGCCCCCGCCGTGGGCGGGTACCGCGATCCAGTCGGCGCTGTGGGCCCACGGGACGGAGGTCTGGACCCCGTCCAGGATCCATGTGCCGTCCTCGCGGCGGGCGGTGACGGCCAGTTCGGCAGGATCGTGGCCGGTGCGGCCGTGGGCGGCGACGGTCAGTACGAGCGAGCCGCGCCCGGCGTCGGCCAGCAGGGCGGCGGCCAGTTCGGGGCCGCCGTGGGCCTGGACGGCCATGGCCGTGGCGCAGTGCTCCAGCAGCGGAACCCGGGCCAGCACCCTGCCCGCCTCCCGCAGGACGAGGCACAGGGCGATGACGTCCAGGCCGGCCCCCCCGTGTTCCTCGGCGAGGACGAGGCCCAGCAGGTCGGAGCCGGCCAGTTTGGCCCACAGGGGCCGGTCGAACTCCTCCGCGACGGCGCCCGGTGTGAGCGCGGGGCTGGGCACGCGGTCGGGGGCGACGTCCGCGAAGACGGCCTTCGCCGCCTCGACCGCGGCCTGCTGTTCCTCGGTGAAGGTGAAGTCCACTGCCTGTCCTCCCGCGCGCACCGGATCCCGGTCGTGTCCGTTCAGATCTGACGGTGCGTCAAGATAGAACACGGCGTGGGAAAAACACAGCCCGGTGAGGGATCCGGAGGCGGGGGCGGGAAGGGTCAGCGGTCGAAGTCGATCTCCACTTCCTCGGAGACCGCGTGGGACTGGCAGGCCAGCACGAACCCGGCCTCGGTCTCCTCCTCCTCCAGCGCGAAGTTGCGGTCCATCCGCACCTCGCCCGTGACGAGGAACGCCCGGCAGGTGCCGCAGACCCCGCCCTTGCAGGCGTACGGGGCGTCCGCGCGGCCCCGCAGCACGGCGTCCAGCAGGGACTCGCCTTCCTGGACCGGCCAGGTGCCGGAGCGGCCGTCGAGCCGGGCGGTGACCCGGCCGTGGGCGGGCGCCGCGGTCGTCCGGGCCGGGACCGCCGGTGCGGTGTCCTCGACGTGGAAGACCTCCTCGTGTACCCGCGTCCGGGCGACGCCGAGGGCGCCCAGGGCCCGCTCCGCGCCCTCCACCAGTCCGTACGGCCCGCACAGGTACCAGCCGGTGACCTCGGAGACCGGCAGCAGCGCCGGCAGCAGGGACGTCAGCCGTTCCTCGTCGAGGCGGCCGGAGGGCAGACCGGCTTCCTGCTCCTCGCGGGAGAGCGCGGTGACCAGCTGGAAGCGGTCGGGGTACCGGTCCTTGAGGTCGGCGACCTCCTCCAGGAACATCGTCGACGCGGCCGTACGGTCGCCGCGCACCAGGCAGAAGCGGGCGTCGGGCCGGGCCGCCAGCAGGGTGGCGGCGATCGACAGGACCGGGGTGATGCCGCTGCCGCCGACGATCGCCGCGTAGTGCGCGCCGGCCGGGGCGCCGGCCGGGTCCAGGATGAACCGTCCGGCCGGGACCATCACGTCCAGCACGTCCCCGGCGGCGATCTCCTTGTGCGCGAAGGTGGAGAACTCGCCGCCCTCCACCAGCCGCACGCCCACCCGCAGCACCTCCGGGCCCGGGCCGTCGGCGGCCGGGGCGGGGGAGCAGATCGAATAGGTGCGGCGGACCTCGGCGCCCTCGCCGGCGGTGCGGCGCAGCGTGAGGTGCTGGCCGGGAGCGTGCCGGTACTCGGCGCGCAGCTCCTCGGGGACGGACAGGGTCAGCGCCACCGAGTCGTCCGTCAGCCGGTCGACCGCGGCCACCGTCAGCGGGTGGAACGCGCCGTGGCGCGCGGGGCGCGCGCTGCCGGCGGACGCCGGGGGCACGGACACGGCCATCTACAGCTCCTTGAAGTGGTCGAACGGTTCGCGGCAGGCCACGCAGCGGCGCAGCGCCTTGCACGCGGTGGAGGAGAAGCGGCTGAGCAGCTCGGTGTCGGTGGATCCGCAGTTCGGGCAGCGGACCGACAGGGTGAGCGGCACCGCTCCGCCGGCCGAGTGCGGGCGGGGCGGTGCGATGCCGAACTCGGCCAGCTTGCGGCGGCCCTCGGCCGTGATGTCGTCCGTCGACCAGGCGGGGGACAGGACGGTCGTCACGCGGACGTCGGGTATGCCGTGGCCGGTCAGGGCCCGCTCGATGTCGGCGGACATGGCCTCGATGGCCGGGCAGCCGGTGTAGGTGGGCGTGAGGGTGACCTCCACGTGCCCGTCCTCGTGCATCCGGACGCCGCGCATGACGCCCAGCTCGGCGAGGGTGAGCACCGGCAGCTCCGGATCGGGCACGGAGCCCGCCAGCTCGGCCAGCTCCGCCTCCAGACGGGTCTGCGCGGCGGCGGTCACCACGACGCCCCCGGGTGGCTGCGGTGCAGGTGCTGCATCTCCGCGAGCAGCCGCCCGAACGGTTCGGTGTGCAGGCCCTGCCGGCCCGCTCCGGCGGCCCAGGCGCCCGTACGGGGCCCGTCGGGCAGGGCCAGGCCGGCCCGGTCCAGTACGGAGCCCAGGGCGTCCAGCCAGCGGGTCTCCAGGGCGGCCGGGTCGACGTCCAGGCCGTCGACCGGCTGGAACATCTCCCCGGTGAACTTCCACAGGGCGTCCAGCGCGGCCCGCATCCGCGACCGGCTCTCCTCGGTGCCGTCGCCGAGGCGCAGCGTCCACTGCTCGGCGTGGTCCCGGTGGTAGGCGGTCTCCTTCACGGCCTTGGCCGCCAGCGGGGCGAACGGGCCGTTACCGGCGGCGAGCTCCGCGTAGAGCTCGTGCTGGTAGAGGGAGAAGTAGAGCTGCCGGGCGATGGTGTGGGCGAAGTCGCCGTTGGGCTGCTCGACCAGCTGGAGGTTGCGGAAGGACCGCTCCTCGCGCAGGAAGGCCAGCTCGTCCTCGTCGCCCGCCATGGACAGCAGGACGCGGGCCTGCCCGAGCAGGTCGAGCGCGATGTTGGCGAGCGCGACCTCCTCCTCCAGGACGGGGGCGTGGCCCGCCCACTCGCCGAGGCGGTGGGAGAGGATCAGCGCGTCGTCGCCGAGGGCCAGGACGGCCGCGGTGGCGGTGCTGTTCTCGGTGCCGGTGCTGCTCACAGGTGACGCACCCCCTCGGGGATCTCGTAGAAGGTGGGGTGCCGGTAGGGCTTGTCGGCGGACGGGTCGAAGAACGGGTCCCGCTCGTCCGGGGAGGAGGCGACTATCTCGGTGGAGGGCACGACCCAGATCGAGATGCCCTCGCCGCGCCGCGTGTAGAGGTCGCGGGCGTTGCGCAGGGCCATCTCCGCGTCGGGGGCGTGCAGGCTGCCCGCGTGCGTGTGCGAGAGGCCGCGGCGCGAGCGCACGAACACCTCCCACAGGGGCCAGTTCTGCGTCATGCCTGTACCTCTCGTCCGGTGCTGGTGTGCTTCTCGGCGTACGCGGCGGCCGCGTCGCGGACCCAGGCGCCTTCCTCGTGCGCCGTGCGCCGCTGGTTGATCCGCAGTTCGTTGCAGGGGCCGTTGCCCTTGAGGACGTCCCAGAACTCGGCCCAGTCGATGGCGCCGAAGTCGTGGTGGCCGCGCTCCTCGTTCCACTTGATGTCCGGGTCGGGCAGGGTCAGGCCCAGCGACTCGGCCTGGGGGACGGCGATGTCGACGAAGCGCTGGCGCAGCTCGTCGTTGGAGTGCCGCTTGATCCGCCAGGCCATCGACTGCGCCGAGTGCGCCGACTCGTCGTCCGGCGGGCCGAACATCATGAGCGAGGGCCACCACCAGCGGTCGACGGCGTCCTGGGCCATGGCGTGCTGGGCCTCTGTGCCCCGGGAGAGGGCGAGGAGCAGCTCGTACCCCTGGCGCTGGTGGAAGGACTCCTCCTTGCAGATCCGGACCATCGCGCGGGCGTAGGGGCCGTAGGAGCAGCGGCAGATCGGCACCTGGTTGGTGATCGCCGCGCCGTCCACGAGCCAGCCGATGGCGCCGACGTCCGCCCAGGTCAGGGTGGGGTAGTTGAAGATCGAGGAGTACTTCTGCTTGCCCGAGTGCAGCTTGTCGAGGAGCTCGTCGCGGCTGGTGCCGAGGGTTTCGGCGGCGCTGTAGAGGTAGAGGCCGTGGCCGGCCTCGTCCTGCACCTTGGCCATCAGGATCGCCTTGCGGCGCAGGGAGGGCGCGCGGGTGATCCAGTTGGCCTCGGGCTGCATGCCGATGATCTCGGAGTGGGCGTGCTGGGCCATCTGGCGGACCAGCGAGGCGCGGTACTCGTCGGGCATCCAGTCGCGCGGTTCCACCCGCTCGTCCGCCGCCACGGCGGCGTCGAAGGACGCCCGCAGCTGATCCGCGAGGTCCCCGGACCGCGCGTCCGCTGTGCTTGACGTGCCCGTTTCCGGGGTCACTGCGACCATCCCGGCCCCCTGTCAGAGTGTGCCGTCCGCCCGACCGACCGATCGTTCGGTTCATCCGCTTCAATGGTGAGACGGCGGCCCGTAGGGTGTCAACCTCTGTGGGCAACCCTGTGGACGCCGGATGATCGGGGCGGGATGGATTCGAACGAGCACGAGCCCGTGGAAGAAGCCCCTCCGGAGCCGCGGAAGGCGCCGCCCCGGGCGCCCGGGATCACCGGGCTGTCCGCCCCGTACCGCGTCCTCGCGGCCTTCGCCCTCGCGGCCGTGGCCGTCGCCGCCTGCACCCATCTGGCGCTCGTTTTCCTGCACGTCGCCCCGTCCAACACGGTCAGCAAGCGGAACGCGGCGCTGATCGACGGCTGGATCTACCCCGAGTTCGAACAGAACTGGAAGCTCTTCGCGCCCAACCCCCTCCAGCAGAACATCGCCGTCGAGGTCCGCGCCCAGGTCCGCACCGGGGGCGGCGAGCTCGTCACCAGCGGCTGGCGCGACCTGTCCGCCGAGGACGGCGCCGCCATCCGGCACAATCCGCTGCCGAGCCACACCGAGCAGAACGAGCTCCGCCGGGCCTGGGACTTCTTCACCGGCTCCCACGACGACGACAACAAGCCGACCGGCGAGCGCGGCGCGCTCTCCGAGGAGTACCTGCGGCGCATCGCGCTGGAGCGGCTCGTCCCCGTCTACCGCGAGGGCCGGATCCTGCGCGTCCAGCTGCGCTCGGCGACGCGGTCCGTACCCGCGCCGAGCTGGAGCGACGAGAAGACCGACACCCAGACGTACTACCGGGAGCTGCCGTGGTGGACCGTGTGAGACGGGCGCTCGCGAAGGTCACCGGGGAGGCGCTGGGGCCCTACCAGAGCGCCGTGGTCCGCATCGGATTCGCCGGGACCTGGCTGCTCTTCCTCCTGTGCGAGTTCCCCGACCGGCACCAGCTCTACGGCCCCGACGGGCCGTGGAGCTGGCGGCTGGCGGAGCGGCTGGTGGCCTCCAACCACGCCTTCACCGTGCTGCTGTGGTCGCGCTCCACCCTCTGGTTCGAGCTCGTCTACGCCGTCGCCGTGCTCGCGAGCGCGCTGCTGCTGCTGGGCTGGCGGACCCGGGCGACGTCCGTCGTCTTCATGGTCGGCGTGCTCTCGCTGCAGAACCGCAGCGTGTTCATGGGCGACGGCGGGGACAACGTCATCCACCTCATGGCCGTCTACCTGGTCCTGACGCGCTGCGCGCGGGTGTGGTCGCTCGACGCGCGGCGGGCCCGTCTGCGGGGCTCGGCCTCGGCCGGAGCGGCGGGGCCGGTGCTCTGGGGGGTGCTGGGCGCGGTCCTCGCGTACGGGGCGGCGACCGGGCGCCTGGGCGGCGGCTGGCTCGCGGCCTTCGCGGCGCTGTGGGCGGGACCGGCACTGTGGTGGGTGGCCGACCGGCACGAGCGGTCGGGAGAACGCCCGGGAGGGGCGGGCGGTGAGGGGGCCGGGGAAGCGCCCGGCGAGGATGCCGGTGCGGCGCCCGGCCGGGCGCCCGGCCGGGGTGCCGGGGAGCGGGCCGTGCGGCGGGCCGGCGAGGGGCGGGCCTTCCTCGACGTGCTGGCGAACCTGCTGCACAACGCCGGAATGCTGGTCATCATGGCCGAGGTGTGCCTGATCTACGCGACGGCCGGCTGGTACAAGATCCAGGGCTCGCGGTGGCAGGACGGGACCGCGCTGTACTACCCCCTCCGGCTGGACTACTTCGCGCCGTGGCCGGAGCTGTCGGACGTGCTCGCGGGGAGCGGGGTGATGGTGATGCTGGTGTCGTACGGGACGGTGGCGGTGCAGGTGGCGTTTCCGTTCACGCTGTTCAACCGCCGGGTCAAGAACGTGCTGCTGGCGCTGATGATGCTGGAGCACGCGGGGATCGCGGTACTGCTGGGGCTCCCGTTCTTCTCGCTGGCGATGATCGCCGCCGACGCGGTGTTCCTGCCGACGGGGTTCCTGGTGTGGGTGGGGGCGAGGGTCGTGCGGGGCCGGTCCCCCGCCCGCCCCCGGCCCGTCCGCCGGGCCGCGCCCGGACCGCGGGGGCCCCGCCCCCTGACCCCCGCGCCCCGGACGCCGGCGGAGCCGGAACCGGTGGGGCGTGACGGCGCGGTCGGGGCGGGCGGCGCGGGCTCGTAAGGTCGGCGGTATGAGTGAGCAGCGGGAATTCGGTGAGGCCGGCCGGGAGTGGCGGGAAGCGGTCGGGCGGGACGGGGTGGTGCTGCTCGACGGGTTCCACGCCCTGAAGCACGCCCTGCGCTTCGGGGCCGAGGTGCTGGTGGCCGTCGCCGACGACCCCGCCGCGGTACGGGCGCTCGCCGACGGCCTGGCCCCCGACGTGGCCCCCGGGGTGGCCCGGCTGGTGCGGTCCGGCGCGCTCAAGGAGCTGCTCCCCCGCGTGCACCCCACCGGGGTCGCCGCCCTCGCCGTGCGCCCCGACCGGGAAGCCGGAAGGGCCGCCCTCGCCAGGACCCCCCGGCCGGCTCCGATCGTGCTGCTCGACAACCCGCGCAACCTCGGCAACGTCGGGGCGGTCGTCCGTCTCGCGGCCGGTTTCGGCGCCACCGGTGTGGTGACCCGTGGCGACCTCGACCCGTGGCACCCCAACGTGGTCCGGGCCGGGGCGGGACTGCACTACGCCACCACCGTGGACCGGATGGAGCTGGAGGAGCTGCCCTCCGGGCCGGTGTACGCGCTCGACCCGGAGGGCGAGGACATCCGTTCCCTCACGCTCCCGGACGACGCCCTGCTCGCCTTCGGGTCGGAACGCCACGGCATCTCGCCGGAGCTGCGCGCCCGCGCCGACCACCTGGTGTCCCTGCCGATGCGCCCGCAGGTCTCCAGCTACAACCTGGCCACCAGCGTGGCCATGACCCTCTTCCACTGGGGCGGGCCCCACGAGGGTGTTACGGGCCGGTAGCGCGTGGCCGGAAAAGACGCACGCGGGTGACGTCGGGCGGGTCCGGGGGGCCACCCCGGAAGCTCCGCCCGACCGCTGCGCTGCACCTACCAGGCTCAACTCAGCTCGACGTATCTAACGACAGGGCCCCGGCGAAGATTCCCTCACATTAGGGAGAGGGTGCGGTAACGGCCAGGAAATTCCCCAGAGCTGGGGCATGTACCGGCGTTCGAGTACGCATTTCGACACTCCGGTGGCCGGAATCGGGTGCACGGCGCGGTGGAATTCAGGAAGTGGTACCGGCACTCGGTGACAGGCCGGCGGGCGGCCGTCCGGGGACCCGGGAGGGTCCGAAGACCGGACAACATGTGCGCCCACCTGGGGGCAAGTCGCCCTGAAATCAAACAGGATGATCGATTCCGTGATCATAGGGAGACGTTACGTGATGACCGGTGGCGTCCGTTATTCTCCCTTCGGAGTACATGGGCCGCGCTCTCGCCAAGCGCTTCGTGCCCGCGCCTGCCAAAAAGCTGCACCTACCAATCAAATTGAATCAGCAAAGTAAAAGGGATGCTCATATGCTTCTCCTCAGCGCTGTCATGATCACCGGCCTGGTGGCTGCCGTCCTCGGGGTCGCCGTCTGGCGCCTCACCTCCACCCCGCGCTGGATCCCCGCCGTCATCGGCTCGGTCGGCGGCGTCCTGCTCGCGCTGCCCCCCGTCTTCGCCTCGCTGCAGCCGGCCGCCCTGCGCCCGGCCGCTCCGGAGGCCTACGCGACCCTCGCGCCCGCCGCCCCCCGGGTGCCCGTCGCTCCCCCGGTGTCGCCGGCGCGGCCGGGCGGTGCCGGCACGGGTACGACCGTCCTGTGACCCCCGCCCGTCGCTTCAAGCGGCACGAACTGGGCTTCGGGGACTACCCGTTCTTCCGGTCGCTGAGCACCGAGCTGTGTCAGGAGATCTTCCAGGCGTCCCGCGTCCGCCAGTACGGGCGCGGGGCGCGCATCCGGGGCATGACGGTCCGGGGCGGGGACTCGGTCCACATCGTCCTCAACGACACCGGCATCGTGTCGGAGGAGCTCGTGCACCACGAGGCGTCGACGCTGCGCTTCCGGCACCAGGGCCACGTCCTCGGCGACCTCGACGTCTTCGCCTCGTCCAGGGCGCCCCTGGCCATGGCGCTGACGACCACGGTGACGATGGCCGTGCCGATGAACGTGATGCGGTCGATGGTGGGCAAGCACCCCACCCTCATGCGGGCGGTGAGCGTGGCGATCACGGAGCGCTTGCGCACCGGCGACCGGGTCTACGGGATGTTCGCGCGGCCCGCCGAACAGCGCCTGTGCGGGCTCTTCCTGGAGCTGCTGGACAGGTCCGGCTTCATGACGGAGGACGGCTACCGGGTCGAGGGACCCTCGCAGCTGGATCTGGCCCAGGCGCTCATGCTCTCCCGCGCCACCGTCGAGAACGCGTTGCGCTCGCTGCGGGCCAAGCAGGTGGTGAGGACCTCGTACCGCTCCTACACCTTCCCCGACCTGAAGCTGCTGGAGAAGGTCGAGGCGTCCGGCGCGGCCGCCGCCTCCACCCCCGCCGCGGGCTCCGCGGAGTGCGCCTGAGGCGGTGACGGCCGGCCCCGGGGCCGCGGACCGGGCCCCGGAGCGGGGCCGCGGGCGGTGGCCGCGGGGCCGTCGGCGGGCTACGCCTGGCGGCGGACCTCCACCACGCGGAAGCGGTTCGAGACGAAGGCGCCGTCACAAAGGGCCGCGTTCGCCGCGGGGTTGCCGCCCGAGCCGTGGAAGTCGGAGAAGGCCGCGGTCTGGTTGACGTAGACCCCGCCCGTGAGGTTGAGGGACAGCTGCGCCGACTCCTCCAGGCAGACCTCCTCGATGGCCCGCTCGGTGTCCGGGGAAGTGGTGTACGCGCCCACCGTCATCGCGCCCTTCTCCCGCACCGTACGGCGCAGCAGGTCGAGGGCGTCCGCCGTGGAGTCGACGGCCACGGCGAAGGAGACGGGGCCGAAGCACTCCGAGAGGTACGCGGCCTCCGGGTCGGGCTTGGAGGCGTCCAGCTTGACCATCACCGGGGTGCGGACGACCGCGTCCGGGAACTCGGGGTTGACCACCTCGCGGGAGGCGAGGGCGACCTCGCCCAGCCCGGCGGCCGCCTCCAGGCGGGACTTGACGTCCGGGTTGACCAGCGCGCCCAGCAGCGCGTTGGCGCGGGCGTCGTCGCCCAGCAGGCCGCCGACGGAGGCCGCGAGGTCGGCGACGACCTCGTCGTACGTCTTGTGCCCGGCGTCCGTCCCGATGCCGTCGCGCGGGATCAGCAGGTTCTGCGGGGTGGTGCACATCTGGCCGCTGTAGAGGGAGAGCGAAAAGGCCAGGTTCGACAGCATCCCCTTGTAGTCGGAGGTCGAGTCGATGAGGACGGTGTTGACGCCCGCCTTCTCCGTGTAGACCTGCGCCTGGCGGGCGTTGGTCTCCAGCCAGTCGCCGAACTCGGTGGACCCGGTGTAGTCGATCAGCTTGATCTCCGGGCGGACCGCGAGGGTCTTGGCGATGCCCTCGCCCGGCCGCTCGACCGCGAGGGCCACCAGGTTCGGGTCGAAGCCCGCCTCGGCGAGGACCTCGCGGGCCACCCGCACGGTCAGCGCCAGCGGGAGCACGGCGCGCGGGTGCGGCTTGACCAGGACGGCGTTGCCGGTGGCCAGGGAGGCGAACAGGCCCGGGTAGCCGTTCCAGGTGGGGAAGGTGTTGCAGCCGATCATCAGGGCGATTCCGCGCGGGACCGCCGTGAAGGTCTTGCCGAGCTCCAGCGGGTCGCGCTTGCCCTGCGGCTTCGACCAGTCGGCCTGCCCCGGGACGCGGGTCTGCTCCTCGTAGGCGTAGGCGACGGCCTCCAGGC
Protein-coding sequences here:
- a CDS encoding rhodanese-like domain-containing protein codes for the protein MNLGPLPSVDAASVPAEGFVLDVREDDEWAAGHVEGALHIPMSDFVARFGELTEAIEDGRRVHVMCRVGGRSAQVTQYLVRQEIDAVNVDGGMQAWDGAGRPMVTDSGNPAFVL
- a CDS encoding acyl-CoA dehydrogenase family protein; the encoded protein is MDFTFTEEQQAAVEAAKAVFADVAPDRVPSPALTPGAVAEEFDRPLWAKLAGSDLLGLVLAEEHGGAGLDVIALCLVLREAGRVLARVPLLEHCATAMAVQAHGGPELAAALLADAGRGSLVLTVAAHGRTGHDPAELAVTARREDGTWILDGVQTSVPWAHSADWIAVPAHGGGGEALLALVPRVTEGLTLADQYSTSGERLAELTLDGVRVPAAHLIDAPGAWDRLHRILATGTCALALGLGENVLAMTGRYTSKREQFGFPVATFQAVAVQAADRYIDLRAMEVTLWQAAWRLDAATDGAGGPLPASGDVAVAKIWASEGVRRVVQTAQHLHGGFGADTDYALHRYHAWAKQLELQLGPAAAHEEALGDLLAAHPLA
- a CDS encoding 2Fe-2S iron-sulfur cluster-binding protein; the protein is MAVSVPPASAGSARPARHGAFHPLTVAAVDRLTDDSVALTLSVPEELRAEYRHAPGQHLTLRRTAGEGAEVRRTYSICSPAPAADGPGPEVLRVGVRLVEGGEFSTFAHKEIAAGDVLDVMVPAGRFILDPAGAPAGAHYAAIVGGSGITPVLSIAATLLAARPDARFCLVRGDRTAASTMFLEEVADLKDRYPDRFQLVTALSREEQEAGLPSGRLDEERLTSLLPALLPVSEVTGWYLCGPYGLVEGAERALGALGVARTRVHEEVFHVEDTAPAVPARTTAAPAHGRVTARLDGRSGTWPVQEGESLLDAVLRGRADAPYACKGGVCGTCRAFLVTGEVRMDRNFALEEEETEAGFVLACQSHAVSEEVEIDFDR
- the paaD gene encoding 1,2-phenylacetyl-CoA epoxidase subunit PaaD — encoded protein: MVTAAAQTRLEAELAELAGSVPDPELPVLTLAELGVMRGVRMHEDGHVEVTLTPTYTGCPAIEAMSADIERALTGHGIPDVRVTTVLSPAWSTDDITAEGRRKLAEFGIAPPRPHSAGGAVPLTLSVRCPNCGSTDTELLSRFSSTACKALRRCVACREPFDHFKEL
- the paaC gene encoding 1,2-phenylacetyl-CoA epoxidase subunit PaaC, encoding MSSTGTENSTATAAVLALGDDALILSHRLGEWAGHAPVLEEEVALANIALDLLGQARVLLSMAGDEDELAFLREERSFRNLQLVEQPNGDFAHTIARQLYFSLYQHELYAELAAGNGPFAPLAAKAVKETAYHRDHAEQWTLRLGDGTEESRSRMRAALDALWKFTGEMFQPVDGLDVDPAALETRWLDALGSVLDRAGLALPDGPRTGAWAAGAGRQGLHTEPFGRLLAEMQHLHRSHPGASW
- the paaB gene encoding 1,2-phenylacetyl-CoA epoxidase subunit PaaB — its product is MTQNWPLWEVFVRSRRGLSHTHAGSLHAPDAEMALRNARDLYTRRGEGISIWVVPSTEIVASSPDERDPFFDPSADKPYRHPTFYEIPEGVRHL
- the paaA gene encoding 1,2-phenylacetyl-CoA epoxidase subunit PaaA: MVAVTPETGTSSTADARSGDLADQLRASFDAAVAADERVEPRDWMPDEYRASLVRQMAQHAHSEIIGMQPEANWITRAPSLRRKAILMAKVQDEAGHGLYLYSAAETLGTSRDELLDKLHSGKQKYSSIFNYPTLTWADVGAIGWLVDGAAITNQVPICRCSYGPYARAMVRICKEESFHQRQGYELLLALSRGTEAQHAMAQDAVDRWWWPSLMMFGPPDDESAHSAQSMAWRIKRHSNDELRQRFVDIAVPQAESLGLTLPDPDIKWNEERGHHDFGAIDWAEFWDVLKGNGPCNELRINQRRTAHEEGAWVRDAAAAYAEKHTSTGREVQA
- a CDS encoding DUF5819 family protein encodes the protein MDSNEHEPVEEAPPEPRKAPPRAPGITGLSAPYRVLAAFALAAVAVAACTHLALVFLHVAPSNTVSKRNAALIDGWIYPEFEQNWKLFAPNPLQQNIAVEVRAQVRTGGGELVTSGWRDLSAEDGAAIRHNPLPSHTEQNELRRAWDFFTGSHDDDNKPTGERGALSEEYLRRIALERLVPVYREGRILRVQLRSATRSVPAPSWSDEKTDTQTYYRELPWWTV
- a CDS encoding HTTM domain-containing protein, producing MDRVRRALAKVTGEALGPYQSAVVRIGFAGTWLLFLLCEFPDRHQLYGPDGPWSWRLAERLVASNHAFTVLLWSRSTLWFELVYAVAVLASALLLLGWRTRATSVVFMVGVLSLQNRSVFMGDGGDNVIHLMAVYLVLTRCARVWSLDARRARLRGSASAGAAGPVLWGVLGAVLAYGAATGRLGGGWLAAFAALWAGPALWWVADRHERSGERPGGAGGEGAGEAPGEDAGAAPGRAPGRGAGERAVRRAGEGRAFLDVLANLLHNAGMLVIMAEVCLIYATAGWYKIQGSRWQDGTALYYPLRLDYFAPWPELSDVLAGSGVMVMLVSYGTVAVQVAFPFTLFNRRVKNVLLALMMLEHAGIAVLLGLPFFSLAMIAADAVFLPTGFLVWVGARVVRGRSPARPRPVRRAAPGPRGPRPLTPAPRTPAEPEPVGRDGAVGAGGAGS
- a CDS encoding TrmH family RNA methyltransferase is translated as MSEQREFGEAGREWREAVGRDGVVLLDGFHALKHALRFGAEVLVAVADDPAAVRALADGLAPDVAPGVARLVRSGALKELLPRVHPTGVAALAVRPDREAGRAALARTPRPAPIVLLDNPRNLGNVGAVVRLAAGFGATGVVTRGDLDPWHPNVVRAGAGLHYATTVDRMELEELPSGPVYALDPEGEDIRSLTLPDDALLAFGSERHGISPELRARADHLVSLPMRPQVSSYNLATSVAMTLFHWGGPHEGVTGR
- a CDS encoding Crp/Fnr family transcriptional regulator, producing MTPARRFKRHELGFGDYPFFRSLSTELCQEIFQASRVRQYGRGARIRGMTVRGGDSVHIVLNDTGIVSEELVHHEASTLRFRHQGHVLGDLDVFASSRAPLAMALTTTVTMAVPMNVMRSMVGKHPTLMRAVSVAITERLRTGDRVYGMFARPAEQRLCGLFLELLDRSGFMTEDGYRVEGPSQLDLAQALMLSRATVENALRSLRAKQVVRTSYRSYTFPDLKLLEKVEASGAAAASTPAAGSAECA
- the paaN gene encoding phenylacetic acid degradation protein PaaN, whose translation is MAAELTLTQLTEKHRNTLDQALAAIRSRAYWSPHPEHPKAYGETAPADGLAAFEAVRGTRFDLGQPGTDGWTGGEVSPYGPELGVEYPHVDPDVLLPAMKAGIAAWRDAGPETRALVSVEILARISARTHEFAHAVMHTSGQAFMMAFQAGGPHAQDRGLEAVAYAYEEQTRVPGQADWSKPQGKRDPLELGKTFTAVPRGIALMIGCNTFPTWNGYPGLFASLATGNAVLVKPHPRAVLPLALTVRVAREVLAEAGFDPNLVALAVERPGEGIAKTLAVRPEIKLIDYTGSTEFGDWLETNARQAQVYTEKAGVNTVLIDSTSDYKGMLSNLAFSLSLYSGQMCTTPQNLLIPRDGIGTDAGHKTYDEVVADLAASVGGLLGDDARANALLGALVNPDVKSRLEAAAGLGEVALASREVVNPEFPDAVVRTPVMVKLDASKPDPEAAYLSECFGPVSFAVAVDSTADALDLLRRTVREKGAMTVGAYTTSPDTERAIEEVCLEESAQLSLNLTGGVYVNQTAAFSDFHGSGGNPAANAALCDGAFVSNRFRVVEVRRQA